The Chryseobacterium sp. JV274 sequence AAACTGGCTGAATGTTTATTATAATGACAAAATAATAGGCTACATCCATAGTTCAAGAGTACAATTGATAGAATCTTACGAACCTGTTTCTCCTATAGTAAGGAATGAAAATAAAGCGGTTTTCAAATCTGGGAATATCAAGGTAGATATCATTTCAGGGAAGTTCAATTACAAGGAAAATAAAAAATTCTTTTCTTCATCTGATTATAACGGGCAAAAAATTGAGGATAAATATAAAGGGCAACCCATATGGGGAACAGACGGCACCATTCCTCAAACCTATTACCAATCTATTACGGTACAGATTGGAGATAAAAAAGTTCAGATTCCTAACCGGGAGATTGAAAATCTCTTTAATCCTAACAATGAATTTACGGAATGTCATTTTGACCGTAAAAACGATACGTTATATATCACAACTATTAATTCTGACGGAGCGGGAGGTTATGTTGCTCTTTTTAAAATTGTAAATGGAGAATATAAAGGAAAAATGATAACAATACCTTTTTAGAATCTATCAATTTCGTATTTTGGCTCAAAAAATAACCTATGAGACCAACTATCGGATTATTATTCTTTTTAGTTTCAATGATTATCTCTGCACAAAGCCTTACTCTTTCTGATAAGGAGCTCCGGCAGAAACTAGATTCCATCAAAGCAGAAGGAAACCTACTCTATTCATATGAAAGTGCATCATGGCATGCCGGAGATCTTGTAGGCAATAACAAAAATTTGGCTGAAAATACCGGA is a genomic window containing:
- a CDS encoding SH3 domain-containing protein, whose product is MKANKVFLLVAILSIQMSFAQFAKIVDKDGYVNVRENADAKSKIVGKVNSDEIVYAYEPDEKNKNWLNVYYNDKIIGYIHSSRVQLIESYEPVSPIVRNENKAVFKSGNIKVDIISGKFNYKENKKFFSSSDYNGQKIEDKYKGQPIWGTDGTIPQTYYQSITVQIGDKKVQIPNREIENLFNPNNEFTECHFDRKNDTLYITTINSDGAGGYVALFKIVNGEYKGKMITIPF